The following proteins come from a genomic window of Candidatus Zixiibacteriota bacterium:
- a CDS encoding PAS domain S-box protein translates to MDAQSLEQELKGKVDLTPFRDLPLGLYLVTPNGKFVDCNPKLRQILGLSEADWRDKSIAHFYVRKRSREELLELARSAEPKGSFVENQEIVFNVSNSKIWVKSSCRAIRDDDNENVIGYHGYLVDVTEEVEYRSLFEDVPIGVFRLDKDENYLMVNQSLARMLGYDSPEELLGKHIGLFYAELSRASAIKTRMLDGETDVIEQVELTKKSGEIVICSVFTRGLFTPDNHYDGREGVVIDITTQARYREILDEMPVGMFLLRTEDGKDIVRACNNAFLRIFGCETPDEMIGRDILDMYVNTDDYENLKAEVQKEHEQGRPLVGYGLKVKTLEKEPREFTIEVNVRLLTDKSGQEIGRVGAIRDISDEAALWELKRDVGHTLHTYSSMLNLIQYTIEPVRAHTQRAPFEATGTAPDDETYTLETILHHLKSGLEELLETAKQLAKSGDVEPLLPSDLLHTELLNLADYDTRVSYPELHLAAIHDSATKIATLSDVSLTNEALDELVGNVLRAAEDVERYCCLEDVRFLANAVQNMDYQVRAFRSFVISSQRTDLNMSEYNLDAVILQGVSEHRAFAVSRNVRFDFRNDARSTKITAAESDIVRAFGNIIHNAIKYSWAKAVQPSEVRIHSYVKGDDAVTEISSYGVAITKEEIDQELIFELGYRGVWSGDRGRLGTGVGLHDARDVIRQHDGDITVTARSVATRPDPNDPYAGPFMVIVTVRIPRKR, encoded by the coding sequence ATGGACGCACAGAGCCTGGAACAAGAGCTCAAAGGCAAGGTTGATCTGACCCCCTTTCGTGACCTTCCACTCGGCTTATATCTGGTTACTCCAAACGGCAAGTTTGTTGACTGCAACCCGAAGCTGCGACAGATACTGGGGCTTTCCGAAGCCGATTGGCGGGATAAATCCATCGCACACTTCTACGTCAGAAAACGTAGTCGCGAAGAGCTACTTGAGCTCGCTAGAAGTGCTGAGCCCAAAGGTAGTTTCGTTGAAAACCAAGAGATAGTCTTTAACGTAAGCAATAGTAAGATATGGGTTAAGTCAAGTTGTCGAGCTATACGGGATGATGACAACGAGAATGTTATTGGTTACCACGGCTATCTGGTTGATGTTACCGAGGAAGTTGAGTATCGTAGCCTCTTTGAGGATGTTCCCATTGGAGTTTTTCGTCTGGACAAGGATGAGAATTACCTGATGGTTAACCAGTCGCTTGCGCGGATGCTCGGCTACGACTCCCCCGAAGAACTTCTCGGTAAGCACATCGGGTTATTCTACGCCGAACTCAGCCGGGCATCGGCAATCAAAACTCGAATGCTTGATGGAGAAACGGATGTTATAGAGCAGGTGGAACTGACCAAGAAGTCGGGCGAGATTGTCATCTGTTCTGTATTCACTAGAGGATTGTTCACACCAGACAATCACTACGATGGTCGCGAGGGTGTTGTAATTGATATAACCACCCAGGCACGGTATCGAGAGATTTTGGACGAAATGCCGGTGGGGATGTTCTTGCTGCGGACGGAGGATGGAAAAGACATTGTACGGGCTTGCAATAACGCTTTCCTGAGGATTTTTGGGTGCGAAACACCCGATGAGATGATTGGTAGAGACATCCTCGATATGTATGTGAATACAGATGACTACGAGAATCTCAAGGCGGAAGTACAAAAGGAGCACGAGCAGGGCCGTCCACTTGTTGGCTACGGGCTGAAGGTGAAAACGCTTGAGAAAGAACCTCGTGAGTTTACGATAGAAGTGAATGTCAGGTTGTTGACTGACAAGAGCGGCCAGGAGATCGGCCGGGTCGGTGCTATCCGAGATATTAGCGATGAGGCAGCACTATGGGAACTGAAGCGGGATGTCGGACACACCTTGCATACTTACAGTTCGATGCTCAACCTTATCCAATATACGATTGAGCCGGTCCGTGCCCATACCCAACGAGCGCCATTTGAAGCAACGGGTACGGCACCTGATGACGAAACGTACACACTTGAGACCATCCTACACCATCTGAAGAGCGGGCTTGAAGAACTTCTTGAAACTGCTAAACAGCTTGCGAAAAGCGGAGATGTGGAGCCTCTTCTGCCAAGTGACCTGCTACACACAGAATTGCTTAACCTCGCCGACTACGATACTCGAGTCTCCTATCCTGAGCTTCATCTTGCAGCAATCCATGACTCAGCAACCAAGATCGCCACCCTGTCGGATGTATCTCTGACCAACGAAGCTCTTGATGAACTCGTTGGTAACGTACTGCGAGCGGCCGAAGATGTTGAACGATACTGCTGTTTGGAGGACGTTCGATTTCTTGCGAACGCAGTTCAGAATATGGATTATCAGGTTCGAGCATTTCGCAGCTTCGTGATATCGAGTCAACGCACAGACCTTAACATGAGCGAATACAACCTGGATGCAGTCATCTTACAGGGAGTCAGTGAACACCGTGCGTTTGCCGTTTCACGAAATGTCAGATTCGATTTCAGAAACGATGCTCGTTCGACAAAAATAACGGCCGCTGAGTCAGATATTGTCCGAGCCTTTGGGAACATAATTCACAATGCGATAAAGTATAGCTGGGCCAAGGCTGTTCAGCCGTCGGAAGTTAGAATTCACTCGTACGTTAAGGGAGATGATGCCGTCACCGAGATCAGCAGCTATGGTGTAGCAATAACTAAGGAAGAGATCGATCAGGAACTGATATTCGAACTTGGTTACCGTGGCGTTTGGTCCGGTGACCGGGGTCGACTTGGGACCGGAGTCGGACTGCATGATGCCCGGGATGTCATTCGCCAACATGACGGAGATATCACAGTAACAGCCAGATCGGTGGCAACAAGGCCAGACCCAAATGATCCGTACGCCGGGCCCTTCATGGTAATTGTCACGGTGAGAATACCGAGAAAACGGTAA
- a CDS encoding PDZ domain-containing protein, translating into MKSYLKITLIILALAAMIGAVALAKSSRSNRGAWLGVVTQSVDYDLAEAFDLDIKYGVIVNELVEDSPAEEVGLEIDDIIVAVDGEEVTDYDDLVDLLDERKVGDQVTISLFRDGEKIDVSVELAERPRGRFKWDAGSNYSYGLGNWSHSSHAYIGVHVTDLSRQLGEFFGVDKGRGALIREVEEDSPADEAGLKAGDVIVAIDSDKIRDAGDVAEYIHDTEPGDNLSVTVMRDKVEVTLEVEVDESHGGSRFGGLFDTYYTPHVPSPSVDINLDALDALDDLDIRVPNLRSNFHSSFRAPLDRDRDKLKGEMEKLRQELKEMQKDLRKEMKTELDILREMIDN; encoded by the coding sequence ATGAAATCATACCTAAAAATAACTCTGATAATCCTGGCTCTGGCTGCCATGATAGGCGCCGTGGCTTTGGCCAAAAGCTCTCGCTCCAATCGCGGCGCCTGGCTGGGCGTTGTTACCCAATCGGTCGACTACGATCTGGCCGAGGCATTCGACCTCGATATCAAATATGGCGTCATCGTCAATGAACTTGTCGAAGATTCTCCGGCTGAAGAGGTCGGGCTTGAGATCGATGACATAATTGTCGCGGTCGATGGCGAAGAAGTCACCGATTATGACGATCTGGTCGACCTGCTGGATGAACGCAAAGTTGGTGATCAGGTGACGATAAGTCTGTTCCGTGACGGCGAAAAAATTGATGTTTCGGTCGAGCTGGCCGAACGTCCGCGGGGTCGCTTCAAATGGGATGCCGGCTCGAACTACAGCTACGGACTCGGAAACTGGTCCCACTCCAGTCATGCCTACATTGGTGTGCATGTCACCGATCTTTCCCGCCAGTTGGGTGAGTTCTTTGGTGTTGACAAAGGTCGCGGCGCTCTGATTCGGGAGGTCGAGGAAGATTCACCGGCTGATGAGGCCGGTCTGAAAGCGGGCGATGTCATTGTTGCTATCGACTCCGACAAGATACGCGATGCCGGAGATGTGGCTGAGTATATTCACGACACCGAGCCCGGCGATAATCTGAGCGTTACTGTAATGCGCGACAAAGTGGAAGTCACGCTTGAGGTAGAGGTGGATGAATCGCATGGCGGTTCTCGCTTTGGTGGTTTGTTCGACACTTACTACACGCCACACGTTCCCAGCCCATCGGTAGACATCAACCTGGACGCCCTGGATGCGTTGGATGATCTGGACATTCGAGTCCCGAACCTGCGCAGCAACTTTCACAGCAGTTTCAGGGCGCCGCTCGATCGGGATCGTGACAAACTGAAAGGTGAGATGGAGAAACTCCGCCAGGAGTTGAAGGAAATGCAGAAGGACCTGCGCAAGGAAATGAAAACCGAACTTGACATCCTTCGCGAGATGATCGACAACTGA
- the hprK gene encoding HPr(Ser) kinase/phosphatase, protein MPNISVEKFYSSRNQDLELTLLNTEAGMRKIISNPELHRPGLALTGFFERFASQRVQVLGETELAFVQQLTAERMTEVSERLFEHDIPMVIITKAIAPPDEFLKAADKHGTAVFSSRLTTAEMTNRLSAFLDLLFAPSINVHGSLVDVYGVGLLYTGKSGIGKSEVALDLVERGHRLVADDVVKITRTAPDVIIGTSSELLGHHMEIRGVGIIDIEELFGIRAIRMQKRIEVEVNLTLWQEGEDYERLGIEDKMTKVLAVELPVVKVPISPGKNITVISEVIAMNHMLKVYGENSAIEFTKKLSQKINRQSQTMGYLEADYE, encoded by the coding sequence ATGCCCAATATCAGCGTAGAAAAGTTCTATAGTTCGCGCAACCAGGACCTGGAACTCACCCTGCTGAATACAGAAGCCGGGATGAGGAAGATCATCAGCAATCCGGAGTTACACCGGCCGGGCTTGGCCTTGACCGGGTTTTTCGAGCGTTTCGCCTCTCAACGGGTGCAGGTGCTGGGTGAAACGGAATTGGCCTTTGTGCAGCAACTTACCGCAGAGCGCATGACAGAGGTGTCGGAGCGTCTTTTTGAGCACGACATTCCTATGGTCATCATCACCAAAGCTATCGCCCCGCCGGACGAGTTCCTCAAGGCCGCCGATAAGCACGGCACGGCGGTGTTTTCCAGTCGTCTGACAACAGCCGAAATGACCAACCGGCTATCCGCTTTTCTCGATCTCTTGTTCGCCCCCAGCATAAACGTCCATGGCTCGCTGGTTGATGTGTACGGGGTTGGTCTTCTCTATACCGGCAAGTCGGGCATCGGCAAGTCGGAGGTGGCGCTGGACCTGGTCGAACGCGGCCATCGATTGGTGGCCGATGATGTCGTCAAGATCACCCGCACCGCGCCGGATGTCATTATCGGCACTAGTTCGGAGCTGTTGGGGCATCACATGGAAATCCGCGGTGTTGGGATTATCGACATCGAAGAGCTGTTCGGTATCCGCGCTATCCGGATGCAGAAACGGATCGAGGTCGAAGTAAACCTGACTCTTTGGCAAGAAGGTGAAGATTACGAACGGCTGGGCATCGAGGACAAGATGACCAAAGTGCTGGCGGTGGAATTGCCGGTGGTCAAAGTGCCTATTTCGCCGGGGAAAAACATCACGGTGATCTCCGAAGTCATCGCCATGAACCACATGCTCAAAGTGTACGGTGAGAATTCGGCGATCGAGTTCACCAAGAAGCTGTCGCAGAAGATCAACCGCCAGTCTCAGACAATGGGCTATCTTGAGGCGGATTACGAGTAG